The Flavobacteriales bacterium genome contains the following window.
CGCGCGAGAACGCGTCGTCGTCGATGATGATCGCGCGCACCAAGGCGGTCATGTGAGCGTGGTTTGAACGAGTTCGACGAGCGCTTGCGCATTCGGCTTCCACTGCGGGTCTTTGTCGCGCAGCAGTCGCGCGGTGGGTTCATCGAAGGTGGCGCGGTCCCGCTCGATGAGCTGCGGGCGCAGGGCGTGCACGATGTTGCGGACCTCGATCGCGTCATCCTGTGCCAATGCCGTGCGCAAAGCCTTCAAGCGCTGTGGCACGAGCCAGTGGTAGAGGGCAACGTTCGGGTCGTGCACGTCGAAGCCGATACCGGCTGGTGCACCGCTATCGCCTGTGACCTGGCCAATGGCGCGCAGCAGTTCATCGGCTTTGAAGGGCTTGGGCACGCATGCGTCCATGCCCGCGTCGAGGCATCGGCTCAGATCGCTCGGCAGCACGCTTGCGGTGAGCGCGATAATGGGCACCCGGGCCGCATCACCGTTGATCGCGCGGATCCGTCGCGTGGCCGTCATCCCGTCCATGACGGGCATTTGCACATCCATCAGCACCAGCGCGATGTCGTGGTCGGTGTCTGCGACCATGTGGTCAAGGGCTTCCTGCCCGGTGCGCACCACCACCGTTTGAGCGGCGGGGTAGTAACGCCGTAGGGTTTCGGTGGTCACCAAGGCGTTCATGTCGTTGTCCTCGGCCACAAGGATCGTGCGACTTGCCAGGGATCCATTGCCCGTGGATACTGCCCGTTGCGATGCGATCGCTGGCGCAGGTGAGCCCACCAATGGCAGGTCCACGGTGAAGGTGGTGCCTTGCCCATGGGCGCTGTGCACGTGGATGTTGCCTTTGTGCAGGTCCACGAGTTCTTTCACAATGGACAAGCCCAGACCTGTGCCACCATACTTGCGCTGGTCGTTCACGTCCACTTGCGTGAAGCGGTCGAAGATGTCCGGCAGTTTTTCCTTCGGTATGCCGATGCCGTTGTCGCGCACGGTGAAGCGGATCCCAGCGGCCCCCATCCTCACCCCGACTCCCACCGTGCCGCCTTGCGTGAATTTGAGCGCGTTGCCAGCGAGGTTGAGCAGTACTTGGAGCACTCGTGCGCTATCGCCCATCACCCATTGCGGCACATCCCAGGCAACGTTCGTGGTGAACGTGTTGCCTTGCTCTTCAGCGCGGTGCTGGAGGATCTCCGCGCAAAGCCGCACCGTGCGGTGGAGGTCGAAGGGTTCCTTCACCAGTTGCAAGCGACCGGCTTCGATGCGGCTCAGGTCGAGCACGTCATTGATCACCACCAACAAGTTGTCGCCAGCCTCGCGGATGTTCGTGAGGTAGCGCGTGGTGCGTTCATCGCGGTGCTCATGCAGCAACAGGCCGGTGAAGCCCATGATGGCGTTGAGCGGTGTGCGGATCTCGTGGCTCACGTTCGCCAGGAAGCGGTCCTTCGCCCGTTCGCTCTCTTCGGCGCGGTCCTTCTGCCGCAGCACTTCGGCGTTCACGCGTTCCAGTTCTTCCGCGGCGCGGCGCTTCGATCGGAAGCGGGCGATGAACAGCACGAGCAGAACGCCAAGCAACGCGGCACCGCCGAGGTAGGCGAACTTCAAGGTGCGTTGGTGTTCCGTTTCAGCACGGGCAGCAGTCTCCAGCAATCGCGAGGCCTCCAACGCCTTCTCCTTTTTCTCCGTCTCGAAGCGCGTGGTCATTTCGTTCAATTGACGGTCGCGCTCTTCGGTGTTGGACTGCTCCAGCGCGTGCACGTAGCGTTTGTACCACGCAAGCGCCGCGCTCGCATCCCCTTGTCCTTCCTTGGCGGTGGCCACGGCCAGCATGGCGTAGATCCGGTCGCTCACCAGCCCCAGGCTGTCGGCGATGTGCAGAGCGTGCCGTGCTGCGGTATCGGCCTCTTTCGCCCGATCGGCCTTGGAATAGAGGTTGGCCAGGTTGATGGCCGCATGTGCCGATTCGGCCGCGCGCTTGAGCCGTACCAGTAGGTTGTACGAGAGCTCGGCACGTTCCACGGCTGCGGGCAGGTCACCCTTTGATGCAAGGATCTTGGACACGTTGTAATGCACGTAGGCCACGGTGAGCGAATCGCCGATGGCAAGACTGTATTTCACGGACCTGTCGTGGCTGGCCAGAGCCTCTTCGAGGCGCCCGGTACCCGAGTAGGCGTTCGCGATCGCCACGTGCTCCTTGGCAAGACGGGTCGTGTCGTGCGCGGCGCTGTCAAGGGCGATCGCTTCCTGGTAGTACGGCAACGCCTCTTTGTACCGCTGCATGTTCGCGTACACCGACCCGATCGCATAGAGCCTCGTGGAGCGCTGCTGCTGGGTGGGGCACTTCTCCTCGGTCTTCAGCACGCGCAGGAAGATCTCCAACGCCTGTGCTTCCTGTTGCAGCATCTGGTGGTTGAGCCCCACGTTGTACCACATGCCCGCCGCGCCGCAGGGGTCTTTCAAACGGTCATACAAGGCGATGCTGCGTTCGTATGCCGCTTGCGCCGAATCGAAAGCGCTCTTGCGCGTGAGGCAGTAGCCGATGTAGCCGTGCGATTGTGCTTCACCTTCGGGAAAGCCGATGCGCTGTGCAAGTGCCAGCGCGCGTCGGCCATATCCCAATCCCTTGTCAGGGTCCAGGTCGGAATACTTGAAGCAGAGCTTGTTGAGCCCCACCACACGCGCGCTATCGGTGCCCAGCGTGTCCGGTACGGTGTCCTGCGCGGATGCCGGGCGGACGACGAACAGAAGAAGGAATGGGAGCGCGTTTCGCACGTTGCCAAAGTATCGGCCTTCCCCGGTCAATGCCATGCCACCGGATCATCGTGCGACCGTTCGCTCACCGGCCACCCACCGGGGAACGGAAGTTGGGCGTGCACCGTTCGGGTATCGAAGTGCCGCAGGATAAACGGGACTGGACGCGGGGGACAGCCACGCGTTCAACTTGCAAAAACATTCAACGATGCCCGCCTCATCCTTTCGTCATCTGTTGATCCTTATCGCCCTGGCGAGCCCCTTTCGCGCGTTGGCCCAGGGCGGTGTAGGCATCAACAACCCGGCGCCGCATGCCAGCGCGCTCCTCGACCTGACGAGCTCGGCCAAAGGGCTGCTGACGCCCCGCATGACCACGGCCCAGCGCACGGCCATCGCCGGTCCGGCCACCGGTCTGCTGGTGTTCGACACCACCGTCGGCAACTTCTTCTATTTCAATGGCACGGCCTGGGTCATGCTCACGAGCGGCCCAGCGGGCTGGTCCTTGAACGGCAACATGGGCACGAGCCCAGTGCTCAACTACATCGGCACCAACGACCTCACGCCGCTGGCCTTCCGCATTGGTCTGGTGAACGCGGGACGGCTCGACTTCGCGAACACGTGGATGGGCTGGCAGAGCGGGAACGCGATGACCGTGGGAACGCAGAACAGCTTCTACGGCGTCAATAGTGGCGCAGCGAATACGGCCGGATCGAGCAATACGTTCATCGGGCACAGTGCGGGCGCGGCCACGACCAGCGGCACCGAGAACACGTTCGTCGGCGCCACTGCGGGTCAGTCCAACTTCGTTGGCTTCAACAACACCTTCCTGGGATCGGGCGCAGGGCGCAACACCTTCAATGGCGCGAACAACACCCTGGTGGGGCGCAATGCGGGTTTCGCGAATACCAGCGGGGCCACGAACACCTTCATCGGCAACAGTGCAGGAGCGGCCAATGTGAACGGGAACGCCAACACCGTGGTGGGGTCCGGGGCCATGACCGCGAACACCTCCGGTTCGTCCAATACCATGTTGGGTGCGGCGGCGGGGCAGTCGAACACGACCGCCTCGAACAACGTCTTCATCGGCAGCCAGAGCGGTCAACAGAACACGACCGGCTCCGTGAACACCTTCGTGGGGACCTCGTCCGGTGCGTTCAACACAACGGGCACGGACAACACCTTCATCGGGACATCTGCGGGCATCACCAACGTCGATGGGTTGCGCAACACCTTCATCGGACGGAGCGCCGGAAGGCTGAACGTCTCTGGTGGCGACAATGTCTACATCGGTGTGAACACCGGTTACAACAGCACGGGTGACCGCAACACGTTCGTGGGTCGTAGTGCCGGGGTGAACAGCACGGGCTCCGACAATACGCTGATCGGCTACAATTCGGCTGCGGTCCTGAGCACAGGTACGGGGAATACGACCCTTGGGCAGCAGGCGGCCTGGGGCCTGAGCACGGGTTCCGACAACGTGTGCATCGGGATGAGCGCAGGCTACAACACCGGTGCCGGTGTGGACAATGTGATGGTGGGCCGAAGCGCGGGCACGAGCAACACCGGTTCGCGGAACACCTATATCGGCCGCAGCAGCGGAGGCAGTCCTGCGCTCACCAATGCCACGGCGATCGGCTACTTCGCGCAGGTCACCATGGACAACAGCCTGGTGCTCGGCGCTACAGGCGTGAACGCGGTCAACGTGGGCATCGGGACCACCGCGCCGCAGTATGGCCTGCATGTGCTCCGGGCGGCACCGGCTTCAGCCACCCTCGGTCTCCGCAACACGGATGATTCAGGGGTGAGCGGTGCCCACTACTTCGGCGCGGCGGGCACCCTTTGCGGAGTGACCGGATGGGCCAACCTGGGCAACAGCTACACCCCGAACACCCTGGTGCATGGTACGCTCAACAATGCATCAGCCACCTTCATCACCAATGGCAGCGAGCGCATGCGCATCGATCAGACCGGCCAGGTCGGTATCGGCACGAACGCTCCCGCGAGCACCCTTGAGGTGAACGGATATACCATGCTCGGCAGCAACGCACCGGCGGTGAAGATGCTCGAGCTGAGCGGCACCACGGCGGCCGCGCAGAACTCAAGCACGATCATCCCGTACGGAGCCGGCGTCTCCCGTGTCATCGCGGTGAATGTCCTGGTGGAATGGTCTCCCGGTGTGTGGATCCCGGCGGGCTACACCCTTGGATTCGGCACGCACTACCAGTATACCGTGATGGCCGCAGGCGTCAACGTGATCAACGTGGCCGCGCAATCCGCATCCATCCTGAGCAAGCCGATCAAGATCCTGGTGATCTACGCCCCATGAGATCATGGGCGGCCATAACAGCGGCGGTTCTCGCCTGCTCCTGCCATGCGCAGTTGCTCACCGATGCGGGTGCAGCCATCACCATCACGGCAGGCACGCAGCTGACCGTGAAGGGCGATGTGCTCGCGACCACGGGTGCCACCGTGGCGAACGCAGGCAACATCGACCTCAGTGGCAACCTCACGAACAACAGCGGCGGACAGCTCTTCGCGCCGGTGGCCGGAACGGTGATCATGAACGGTGCAACGCAGACCATCGACGGGACTTCCGTTGCCGCCTTCGATGGCCTCGACCTGCAATGCGCCTCACTCGGCCTGCAGCAGGATGTGGTGGTCGGTGGCACCTATCCCGCGCCCGCTGGTGTGCTGCAATTGCGCGATGCCGTTGTGCAACTGAACACGCACCGCATCACCGTGAGCAACGGCGCCTCCACGGCCATCACCCGCCTGAACGGGCAAATGGTGAGCGAGAGCGATCCGTTGACCGGTTACGGCGAGGTGGAATGGCACATCGGCGCGAACACCGGGAACTACAAGGTGCCGTTCGGTAACGGCAGCGCGTACTTGCCGGTGGTGCTGGCTATTTCATCGGCGGGTACCGGGCCGGGCACGTTCATCTTCGCCACCTATCCCACGGATCCGTTCGGCGCACCCAACAACCGGCCGTTGCCAACGGGCATGACCGTCTTCACGGACCTGGCGGGCAACGAGAACGCGCACAACGTGGTGGACCGCTTCTGGCCGATCACCACCAATGGTTACACGACAGCGCCCACCGCCATCCTCAACTTCAACTACCAGGACAGCGAGTGGAACAGCGGCACCAACACCATCGTGGAAGCCGCGCTGCAGGCGCAGCACTTCAACGGTTCCGTGTGGTCGCAACCGCCGAACGGCATCGTCAACACCGTGCAGAACGTGGTGATCACGGCCAGCACCAGCAGCTTCGACTTCGTATGGGCGTTGGTGCAGAGCTCAACGCCGTTGCCGGTTGAACTGCTCCACTTCGATGCACGGCCGGAGGAAGCGGAAGTGTTGTGCACGTGGGCCACGGCCACCGAAACGAACAATGACTTCTTCACCGTGGAGCGGAGTGCGGACGGGGAGACGTTCTCCGACATCGGCGAGGTGGACGGTGCGGGCCAGTCGCAGACAACCCTGGCGTATGCGTTCAGCGATGATGCACCGCTGGACGGGCTCTCGTACTACCGTCTTCGCCAAACGGACTTCGACGGCACGGAGACATGGTCGCAGGCGGTGGCCGTGTGGCGCGGTGCACCTGCGAGCGAACTCGTGCTCTATCCCAACCCGTGCGGGGATGAGCTCTTTTTTGCGGGTGGTTCGCTACCGGAGGAACGAGCATCAATCCTCGACGCGACCGGTCGTGTAGTGGTTGATCGTGCCACGCTCGCTGGTGCGCGCATCGATGTGTCCACGCTCCTGTCGGGCAGCTACATCGTGCAGCTTTCGACAGAGGGTGGACGTCGCTCAGCGCGGTTCTTGAAGCGTTGAGGCCCGCTCTGCCGTCGGGGCTGCATTGTGCGTGTGCCGTCGAGGCGCTTGTGCCGGACTACATTGCGGGCACAACCGATGAACAACACCGAACAACTCTTCGTGCGCATGGCGCTCGATGCCTGGAACCGGGAGATCAAGGCCACCGATGTACTGCTGGCGAAGCTCAGCGATGAGCAGTTGATGCGCGAAGTCGTTCCCGGCCGCAATCGGGGCATTTACCTACTTGGACATCTAGCAGCCGAACACGACCAGATGATGCCCTTGCTGCGGTTCCGCGAAGCAATGCATCCGGAACTCCACAAGCCCTTCATCAACGAACCCGACAAGGCCGTGGCCGACCTGCCTCCGCTGTCGTTGTTGCGAGGGCACTGGAAGGAAGTGAACAGCACGTTGATGGACCACATCAAACAACTGCCTGCAGGGGAATGGTCCACGCGGCACGCGAACATCACCGAGGAGGACTTCCCCAAGGAACCGCACCGCAACCGGTTGAACGTGCTGCTGAGCCGCACCAGCCACTTGGCGTACCACCGCGGACAGCTGATGCTGTTGAGCGGCAAATGACCGTCGCAGCATGAGCACCTCGTTCAAGCCGGACGGCTACAACTCCGTCTCGCCGTACTTCATCGTTCCCGATGCAAAGCGTTTCGTTGAACTGATGAAAGCCCTGTTCAACGCGAAGGAATTGCGGAGCTATGACATGCCCGACGGCACCATCATGCACGCCGAGATGATGCTGGTTGACTCGGTGATCATGTTGGGGCAGGCATCGGAGAAGTTCCCTGCCGTGCCCATCGTGATGCATGTGTACGTGCCCGATGTCGATGCCGCTTACGCGAAGGCCCTGGCCTTGGGATGCGAAGCGGTGGAAGCTCCGAAGCAGCGCGAAAGCGATCCTGATCGGCGCGCATCCTTCAAGGACTACGCGGGGAATTGGTGGAGCGTCGGCACGCAGTTGTAGGGTGTCGCATACATTTCCCCGAACCTTCCCCATGGCTGCCGGTCCATATCACTGGTTCCTCAATACCCTCGTTCGTGTGCATGTCGCTTGCGATGAGGGTTCGGACCGCATCTCCTACATCGAGCATCATGTGTGCCAGGGCGAGTCGCCGCCGCTGCACATCCACGAACGAGAGGACGAGATCTTCCACTTGATCGAGGGCAACTTCACCTTCCGGCAAGGCGATACCGACGTGAGGAAAGGACCGGGCGATGTGATCTTCGTTCCCAAGGGCACGCCGCACACGTTCCGTTGCGATTCCGCGACCGGGCACTTCTTCAGCATCACCACAGGGCGCGACTTCGAGCTCTTCCTGCGCGCCATGTGGCGGCCGGCAGAGCGCGCCGAGCTGCCCACGCCCGTCGCGCCATCGCCTGCCGACATTGAAGCGTTGGGCAGGGCAGCAGCAGAGCATCACATGCCGGTGGTCGGTCCTCCGCTCTAAAGACACTAACGCCTGCTAGCTCAGGCCTCCCGACAAGTCGGACGAAGCCCCGCCGTCGCTGTTCGATCGTGCCCTCACTTCCTCGCCGGATCCCCGGAGCCGCCCATCATGCCGAGTTGCTCCATCATTTTCATCTCCTCCATGTAGCCCCAGTGCTCCACGATCTTCCCGTTCTCGAAGCGGAGGATGTCCACACAGTTCACGTCGACGGACGCATTGGTGGCAGGCATGCCTTCGCCCATGGAGCCGGTGTTCTTCCCCGTCCAGCGGTAATGCGCGATCACGCGGTCGCCCTCGGCCGTCAGGTGCTGGTCCTCCGCCTTGTTGTCGGTGAAGGCCGCGTTGGACATGGCGATCATGTCCTTCAGCTTCTGGATGCCGGAGGAAGTGACGCCCGGGATGGTCATGTGGGTCGTGAAGTTCTGGGCCATGATCCCGTCGAGGCCATCGGTCTTTCCGGTCCACCAGGCATCGAGGAAACTCTGGGCGCCTTGTTTCATTTGGTCCGTGGCCGCTTTGTTGGCACTGTCGGCCGCGTGCAAGGCGGCGTGGTCGGCCATCATTTTGTCGTGCTCCGGGTGGGAGCCACCGCCGCAAGCTGCGAGGAGCGCCAGCGGAAAAACGAGGAGAAGGTGTTTGGTCATGGGGTTGAGGATGGTGAGTGTGGCCCGAAGCTATTCACCCTGTCCGATCGCTGGCGGTGCCGTCACGCGGCGTAGAGCAGTGATCGCGTTCGAGGTGGCTTTGCCAATGAATTGTTCCGTGAAAGTACCGTCACAACCACTGTGAAGCACCCATCACCAAGAAGAAGGATCGAAGTCGATGCGCACGTCAGCAATGACGGTTCTCACCCGTCTTCTGTAGAGAAACCAGCGCGATGGCCTCGCATGCTAACCAACGTTCTATTGCGCTCAGCTTCTTGACGCGGTTGCTTGGCACCCTGAACCAACAGCCCCATGAAACGACTCTCCACTGTTCTATTGCTGGCTGCAAGCGTCGCATCACCTGCGGTCGCGCAGACACCGGAACCCGCCCAGATCTTCGGCACCAACGGCTGTGCGGATATCGCCTTGCCCATCACATCCCAAGCGGCCTTCAAGAGCCACGCTTTGCAAGCCGACGGCAAGCTCTTGCTCGCAGGCTGGGGTGGAAATGGCTTTCCCTACTACGCGCTCATGGCCAGGGTCGACACCGCATGCGGTGCGCTCGACCCCACCTTCGGGCAGAACGGCGTGCTCGCGCATCACTTCGAGCAACGCACCATCTGCAGCAGCATCGCGGTGCAGGCCGATGGCAGGATCGTGGGCGGCGGTTTGATCGCGGCCAGCAACGCGGGCTCCGGCCAGTTCCCCGGAGTTTGGCGCTACAACGCGGACGGATCGGTGGACAACACCTTCAACGGGACAGGCTACAACAACACTGGCTTCTCCACGGGCTCGGCCACGGGCAAAGCGGAAGAGGTCTTCATCGATGCGGATGGCCGCATACTCGCCGCCATCATCGGCAATGCGCAACTGGGTGTGTTCCGCTATACGACCGACGGAGTTCTTGATCCCAGCTACTCAGCGGACGGTCGCGCGGAGATGCCCGTTGGTTACACCCCGTTCAACGAGGACCTTGGCGCGGTGATGGACCCCGACGGATCCGTGACCATCGCCGGTCTCGTTGGTACGAGCCCATTCGATCCGTACTTCATGGCGCTCGCTCGTTTCCTTCCCGATGGCGATCCCGATCCGGCTTTCGGTACCAACGGCCTTGCGCTGCATCCGACCATATCAACCAGCCATCTCGGCGGCCCCGATGGTTTCAAGGATTGGAGCATGGTGCGCCGCCCCGGTGGCGGATTCCTCGTGGGCTATGGCGCGCACGACGGCGATACGCGTCCGAGCATTGCCGCATTCAACGAGGATGGCTCCATCGATCTCACCTACGGCACCGATGGTATCTTCCAGGTCACGGGAAGCAATCCGGTGGGCAGTGGGCTGTGGATGGATGATGATGGAAGCGTACTGCTCTTCCACCGGCAAAGCAACATCACCAATGGACCTGGTGCCATCTTGAGGTTGACACCCGGCGGGCAACCCGACGCGGGCTTCGGCACCAACGGCGTGCTCCAGTCGCCGTTCGCCAACCGCGGTTTCGTGCATGGCTTCCGGCTCAGTGGCGGAGACCTCATCACCTACGGCGCGAACAACAACAATGGCAACGGCTCTGTGTTCCGCTTCAGCCTGGATGTGGAAGCGAACGCGTTGCCTGTTATCTCCTTCGACTTTCCGGACCTCACCGTGAGCGGCGGCGGCAGTGTTCAGTGGTTCCTCGATGGAACACCGATCGGCGGTGCTATGGCGAGCACACACACACCCACGCAGAACGGCACTTACACCGTGGAGATGAACTCCTTCGGCTGCATCAACACCTCGCCGCCCTTCCAGTTCCTGAGCACGGGCATCGCTGATGCGCAGGAAGCAGGCATCACTTTCCGTCAGGACCTGGCTGCTGGTGTGCTCTTCATCCAGAACAATGCGGCCGCCACCGACTGGTTGCTCGTTGATGCGAGCGGTCGCGCATTGCGCAATGGTGTGTTGCGCTCAGGAGCGAACGAGGTTTCTACGACCGACTTGCGCAGCGGGGTGTACGTGCTGCGCTGCGGTGGGCAGGTGCATCGGTTCGTGAAGCCTTAATGAAGACGAACGAATGAGCAGGCCCGCTTCAGAGGAAGCGGGCCTGTTTGCATTTGGGGAATAGCGTGTTGTTACGGATCACTAAAGTTGCTTCGCTTCGTGCTGATGCTCCATTTGAGTGCAGATGCGCGCTCACGATCGCAACCAAGGAGCAAGCCTCGGCTGGACCTTCGCCCCAGCTCCTGCCAGCACGTCGAACGAGTTGGAGAGGATAATGATCCACCGCAAGGCGCGTTGTAGCACCATGAAACCGGAACGCATGCTACTTCGGACTCTCGCCCTGGTTGTGATCGCAACGCTGATCCGATCCGATGCGATGAGCCAGATGACCCGGTTCGAAGCCGGGTTGCAGCTCGGTCCAAGCCTCAGCTGGTTGCGCGGCAACAAGGCGATCGACGGTACCGATGCCCTATTGGGCCCTGCCGCCGGCCTCTCATTGCAGTATAACACTTCTTCCGTGTTCGGGATCCGCCTCGGCGCGGGTTACCAGGAGAAAGGGTACAGCTCCGATGTCACCTTCACCGACATCAATGGCAACACGATAGGATCGGGGACCGTTCGTTACGAGCTGCACTATCTCAGCATTCCGCTGATGCTCCGTTTCGGGTTCGGCGAGAAAGTCAGGGTCACTGCCGGTGCAGGTGGTTACGCCGGCGTGCTGATGTCCGGGCAGCTCACGTCCAAGGGCTTCGACCTTGCGGACCAGACCGTGACCGACGATTTCGAGAACCTCGATCTCGGCATCTGCGCCAGCATCGCCGGGTCCTTTCCGCTCGGTGCACACTTCGGGCTGAACACAGAGGTGCGCTACGACAAGGGGCTCACCAACATCAGCGCGCTGCCGGTGGTGGACGATGGCAGCATCCGCACCAACGCGGTGAGCCTGCTTGTTGGTTGCAGCTACCGGTTCGGCAAGGCGATCTAGCTTCACCGGCGGCGTTGCGTTGCGCCGCAATGGTGATGCCCCTGCGTGTGTTGCTTGCCTGTGCCCTGCTCGGTGGATCGATCTTCGCCGGCGTGCTGCGTGCGCAGGATCATGCCGCGTTCGCCGATAGCATGCGCCTCGCGCACCGCATCCCCGAGCTCGGGTACGCCGTGGTATCGGCGGACAGCGTGTTGGAGCTGCATGTGCTCGGCACCAAGCGGGTCGATCGCGCCTGGCCCGCGGATGAGGACGACCGTTTCCGCATCGGCTCCAACACCAAGACCATCACCGCGCTCATCGCTGCACAACTGGTCCATCAAGGGAAGCTCTCGTGGGACACGCGCTTCTTCGACCTCATTCCGGAGATGCGCAAAGGCGCGCGCAAGGTGTACCGGCAACTCACCCTGCGCGACCTGCTCAGCTTCCGCACGCGGCTGTACAAGTACACCTACACCGATGCGGAACCCCGGCGCGAAGACCTCACCGGCGATGAAGCGGAACAACGGCGCCAGCTCGCGGCTTGGGGCTTCGCGCACAAGCCACTGCACACCAAGGACAGCATCAACTTCTCCAACCTCGCTTTCGTGGCCGCTGGGCTGATGTTGGAAAAGGCCAGCGGGCGCAGCTATAAGCAACTGGTGGGCGAGCTGGGCGCGCAACTCGGTATCCATTTCGACTTCGGTGCGCCCAATACCAGCGACACGCTTCAACCTTGGGGACACGATGCGCAACTTGTTCCGCAGCCACCTTCAACAGATCACAAGCTTGCTTGGCTCGAGGCAGCGGGCAACATCAATGTGAGCCTGCCCGAACACGCGCGTTTCATACAGGAACTGCTGCGCGGAGCGCAGGGTCGATCACCGCTCCTCCCACAGGCCGGGTTCGATGATCTTCTCTTTGGTCGGTCGCGCTTCGCCCTGGGCTGGTGGTGGGGTGTGGATGGACAGGGAAAGAGGCTGGCCTGGCACCAAGGCAACCCCGGCAGCTTTCTGAGCGTGGTGTACGTGCATGCCGATGTGGACCGTGCATACATCGTGTTCGCCAACGTGCAAAGCGATGATGCTGCGGAGGGAATGCGGGTGCTGTATGACACATTGAGCGCTGATCCCGGCCAATAGCGCGAGCCATCTACCTTCGCTCACAATGGCAACCAAGAGGAAGCCCCTCGACTGGCAACTCGTCCCCGCCCCCGAGTCCAAGGACCACGTGCATTGTCCGCCCCGTCGGTTCTAACTTTGGCCCGTCATGTCCGCCAAGCAAACTCATATCGGTTTGAGGGATACGCCAGCCTATACGATGGCTCAAGCGGCTCATTATTTGGGCCTGCCCTATAGCACGGTGAAGTCTTGGGTGGTCGGCCAGACCTACTACGATTCGAAGGAGCAGGAGAAATTCCTGAAGCCGCTCATTCATCCAGCTGACAAGGACGAGAACGTTCTCTCCTTTCGCAACCTCGTCGAGTTGCACGTCCTTTCCGTGACACGCAGGGAGTACAAGATCCCCATGCCACAGGTCAGGATCGCGATCGAGTACATCAAGAAGGAGATCGGGACGGCGCATCCGCTGTCGGATGTTGATCTGCAAACCGACGGTGTTGACCTACTGGTCGAGCAGCTCGGTCAACTTGTGGCCGCGAACAAAGGCGGACAAGTCACCATGCGTGATGTTGTTCTGCAGTATTTGAAGAGGATAGAGCGCGATAAGCATGGCGTCCCCCTCCGTCTCTATCCATTCACCAGAAAGGCGGCGTTCGACCAACAACCTCGTTTGGTCGTCATCGATCCTGAACTTTCGTTCGGCCGGCTCGCGCTCGCGGACATCGGTGTTTCAACTCGCATGATCGCCAATCGGATCAAGGCTGGCGAATCGATCGAAGATCTCATGGCGGATTACAACTGCTCTTCAGAGATGATCGTCGAAGCATTGCGGTGTGAAATGACCATCTCGGATGCCGCCTGATGCTTCCAGCGAACCGGAGATCGTCTTCTTTGTCGACCGTTGTCTAGGTCGGCTCAAGGTGGTCGAGGCTCTGACGGCCGCAGGCTACAAAG
Protein-coding sequences here:
- a CDS encoding beta-lactamase family protein, with protein sequence MPLRVLLACALLGGSIFAGVLRAQDHAAFADSMRLAHRIPELGYAVVSADSVLELHVLGTKRVDRAWPADEDDRFRIGSNTKTITALIAAQLVHQGKLSWDTRFFDLIPEMRKGARKVYRQLTLRDLLSFRTRLYKYTYTDAEPRREDLTGDEAEQRRQLAAWGFAHKPLHTKDSINFSNLAFVAAGLMLEKASGRSYKQLVGELGAQLGIHFDFGAPNTSDTLQPWGHDAQLVPQPPSTDHKLAWLEAAGNINVSLPEHARFIQELLRGAQGRSPLLPQAGFDDLLFGRSRFALGWWWGVDGQGKRLAWHQGNPGSFLSVVYVHADVDRAYIVFANVQSDDAAEGMRVLYDTLSADPGQ
- a CDS encoding PorT family protein → MSQMTRFEAGLQLGPSLSWLRGNKAIDGTDALLGPAAGLSLQYNTSSVFGIRLGAGYQEKGYSSDVTFTDINGNTIGSGTVRYELHYLSIPLMLRFGFGEKVRVTAGAGGYAGVLMSGQLTSKGFDLADQTVTDDFENLDLGICASIAGSFPLGAHFGLNTEVRYDKGLTNISALPVVDDGSIRTNAVSLLVGCSYRFGKAI
- a CDS encoding DUF433 domain-containing protein, translated to MSAKQTHIGLRDTPAYTMAQAAHYLGLPYSTVKSWVVGQTYYDSKEQEKFLKPLIHPADKDENVLSFRNLVELHVLSVTRREYKIPMPQVRIAIEYIKKEIGTAHPLSDVDLQTDGVDLLVEQLGQLVAANKGGQVTMRDVVLQYLKRIERDKHGVPLRLYPFTRKAAFDQQPRLVVIDPELSFGRLALADIGVSTRMIANRIKAGESIEDLMADYNCSSEMIVEALRCEMTISDAA